From Falco naumanni isolate bFalNau1 chromosome 4, bFalNau1.pat, whole genome shotgun sequence:
TACTTTCCAGGGCGGCTGCAGGCCCAGCCAGGACCCGCcgcccggggcggccccgcggctcGCTCACCTCCTTATCCTCGGCCTTGCCTCCACGAGCTCCCCGGCCTCGCCCTCggccccgcccgcggccgcgcccccggccccgcagaCCGGTCCCGAAGCCGCCGCGGAAGCCCCCTCGGGCCGCTCCTGCACCTCCCGCAGCACCGGCGTCGTCCGCCATTTGCTAGAACAGAGAAGGGAAAGTTAACTGAGGCACTACCACCGCGGCCGGGCAGGCCAGCAGGGCCCGGCAGCCCCGATGGGTGCGGATGGGGCACAGGCCGCGCCGCCATACCGCTGGGCTGCCGCACTTACGTGTTCTCTCAGCGTAGAAGGCCTTGCTACCCTCGCGCTCGCTATTTATAGTCCCTCGGCTCTCGCGAGAACACCGCCCGGCTGTGCCAGCCCCGCGCTCTGCATGAGGAATACACCGCGAGGCAGAGCGGCGCCTTCCCTGTCCCTTATACATGGTGCGGGGCAGCAGCGCGCGTGCGCCAGCCCTACATAAAAGGCGCGCAGGCGCGTAACGCTCAGTCTGAGGCTGTCCGAGGGTAGGTGAGGGGCTCTGGGCTTACTCTTACTCTTGAGGGTGGGCACGTGGTCTCCCGCTTTCTGCAGTCcttaagcttttaaaaacaaaaataaccccGTTAAGTTTTTGCGTTGTCTGAGGTGGTGTTGCTTTGGTGTGGGGGAGGGCCTGGTTTAGCGGCCTGGGGAGATGTTCCGTGGGACGTTAGCTGTAGGCGCAGTCGAAAATCACTTGAGGTCTCTTGTGGCCCCTGGTGAGATAACTGTGCCGACAGTATAGGGAACATTAAGCTTATTCCCCACAGTACCTTGTGGGGAGTGAAACCCATGTTCCTATAACTCCTGTGCCGAGCAGGTATTAGGAGTAGGGTGTACTTAAGTGATGGCTGTCCCCCGGAGactcctgccctccagcagccGGTGTTGAGCGTGGGCTTGGCTTGCCCGAGTGCGAGCTGGCAGCCTGTGGTAGATGGCCTTGTCTTACACCTTTGTAAtgattctttcatttttgcttgtgAAGGTCAGCTGTACAGAGCAATGGGGATGTTACCAAGGGACCTCGGACAACAGTGCACCCGAGGATGTAATTCTTGCAACTGTGACTGGCACATCCTGAAGGATGGCAGGTAAACCAGCAGGAACCAGTCGAAGCCAAGGTGAGGAACTTGAGAAACTCTGGAAATGGAGCGATGAGCCAAGACGAGACCACGTGTAGAAGACTCAAGAGTGCATGGAAAGGATACTAAGAGATCTCTTCAACAACCACTAGGGACCGCCAGAGACTACTGAAGACCCCCATGGGGTCCCTTGGAGACCTAGGCTGCATGTGTATTGACACTGTAAATATAACCATTAATTCCAGGGAATGGAATGAATATGTAATCATTGTGGGAAATTTAATGTGTTACCTGACAGGCTGATAAAAAATTTTGCCTGATGTGGCATGCATGCTGGGTGGAGTGATCTCTGTGCATCTAGTGCTGCAATAAGAGCATTCCTGCTTACTAATGAATCTGTGCTAAGGTTTATTCCTGACTTTGGTGGTAGGGATGTGGCAATAACGTGCGTGTTCACAGCTGGAACACTTAGAAATTATTCAGTTCTGTATCCTTACATGCAATAAAAGATCACTTGCTTGAAAGTTGCTTTGTCCAGTCTATTTGTTGTGCCTGTGGTCTGAAAACCCCGCTCGCCCAGTGGCTGGGGCCGGGAAGCCGTGTTCCTGAGGCGGGAAGGGGATGCTGTGCTGGAGCGCCTGTCCCGCGGGTACCCACCCGCACCAAAGATGGCGTCGCCGCCGGCGTGGGGCAGACGTCACTAGACTGCGCCGGAAGTGGCGCCCTTCTCCCGTGGCAACCGGGAGCGCCGGAAGTGGCCGGCACGCGGAGCCGGCATGGAGGCGGCCGCCAGCCCCGTGCGCTTCAAGAGCAAgtgaggggcggcggggggctggggggccgggGCTCTCCCGCGGGCGGGCCGCCGCCGTTCGGTTTAACCGCCGCTCTGCGCTGtgtctcttttcccttccagcTACGCCGTGTGCCGGAGAATCGAGCCTTTCTACAAGGGGGGACGAGTGCAGGTGAGACCCGGCTctgccgcccggcccggcccggttGGACAGTACCCCGGCTCGGTAACgctccccctttcctttcccttttccccagaTAAGCCGAGATGGAAAATTTATGTTTTGCCCCTGCGGGACCAAGCTGAACGTCATCGATGTGGACACAGGAGCTCTCCACAGCCTCCAGCAGGTGAGGAGGCCTGGCCTCTGCTGGGTGGTGGTGAACCGCTGCGGGTTTCCAAGGGCTCCTGGGGTGTTCCTGCTGTCGCTGGCTGTTGATCTAAAGCTCCCAAGAGTGAGAAGCAGAGGGGAGGGTGAGAATGCTTCTAAACACAGGCAGGCATTGGTCGTGTTGTCCCCAagcacagctgggaagctgctggttGTGCTTAGCATCAGCAGAAGCATGTAGAGAAGGGTGCTCTGAGCACGCAGTGCCTATGGTGTAACTGTGGGGcttttacctttcatttttctaggATGACGAGGAAGATATCAGTTCGTTTGTTCTTAGCCCTGATGATGAGGTATGTGTTTGCTTTGTGGTCTTCTACACTGCTGTGTCAGGCTCCCAGATAAAGCCAGTGAACGccaaaggcagctctgcctggaggCACCTTGTGTTCCCAGAGAACTCTGCCAAGTCTTCTCAGGCTTCCATCTGTCTCTCCTGGGTTCACCTCGGACAGAGGAATGCTGAGAGACTCAGCTTCACAAGTGTCATAGCAAGTGGCATTCTGTGCTTTGTGTGTGGGcactgaaagaaatttaaatcaaattagTACTTAATCATGCTTTTCTTCACCTTGCTTTTGCGTAGAGCCTCGTGACAGGGAGCCGAGCCCTGTTGCTGAAGCAGTGGAACTGGCGAGAGAACAAGTGTGTCCGCACATGGAAAGCCGTGCACATAGCGCCAGTTGCTAGCATGGCCTTTGACTCTACTTCAACATTGTTAGCCACAGGTACGGCCCCATGTCACTGGCACATGGTGGGAGTGATAATGGCCCTTCTGCTTCTGAGTAATTTGGCTCAGCTGGACACTGAAGTAGTGATGTTCTGAATTCAGCTGTAATCAGAAGAGGTTTTACTTAGAAATGACATCTTGACCAACAACAAGGGGTTCTTTCGATGTTCTCTCTGAAATATACTTAGTAAAATGCTGACAAATGTCTGGCATCTATAGGACAGTGCAGTATAGTTGTCCCGGTGTAGGACAAGGACTCGTGGAGATGGAGGAGGTCAGCCATGGCCTATAACGTAATTCTATTTCAGGTTTGAGTGTGAGTAGTCAGATTTTGCCCAGCTCTCTGAAAGCTTAGGGTGTTCCATGGACTTCTCTTGGTGTGGGTGGTGGTTGCTggattcatttttctttctgctgcctttgcaaCCCATGAAATGTTAAACTTGCACGAGGTCCAGCGtatcagcatctcctctgtaGTTCATTCTTACGtgcctttcttttcccaggTGGCTGTGACAGCACCATTAAGATCTGGGATATGATCAAACAGTACTGCACACACAACCTAAAAGGATCTTCAGGAGTTGTACAGTAAGGACAAGCCATATTTGTCGGTTGCTGGCATTAGTGTGGTGCTTGGATGCTGGGATTGATGTGAAATATCTTGAGTTAATGGAATATAAAGGCCCATTCTGAGTGGGTTCTGAGCTCTCTTCTGCTCCATGATTTTTGAGATGTCTAGTGAAGGAGCAGAGTTGTGACTGACTAgcccagagaggaaaaagtttGGTCAAGAAATCTGTTGGAATCTAAATGGAATGTCTGTGCTTGATAACTGATGTATTTCAAGAACCTGGCAAGAATGGCAAAGATCAATTGTAAATTTTGCTGGTGGGTGGCAGAGTCATGAAGCCCTACAAAGAAAGTCCTCTTACAAATTCATGTCAATTGATCTGTCAGACTCTTTGTGTAGAATGtatatttgtttaaatgttgGGCTAATGCCAGCATGCATTAAACATATAGTTTAATAAGCATAAACAGATAGTTTACTCCTGTCCTGCTCAAGTGCATTTCCTTCTGTCCAGCCTTGTTGAGTTCCACCCTGATGTCTCCCGTCTGCAACTCTTCTCCTCCTCAATCGACTACAAAATCCGCATCTGGGACCTGAAATCCAGCAAGTGCGTTGCTACGCTGGACGGCCACTTCAGTGCCGTCACCTCGCTGGCATTTGCAGATGGAAATACGCTCGTCAGGTAAAACCTTGCAGAGGCTTAGCCTTTCTCTCCTGCCAGAGACTGGGTGTTTCGATAGGCTCTGGCAAGGTTCTCCAGTGAGGAGGAGGACTGCTACAGGTGTTTGTTCTCTGCTTGACCATGCAAGTGTGTAACTGAGGCTGTCGGCACCTGTGTTTTAGGCAATGTACTGTGCTGCCACATGAAAGGCTGGTGCTTTCTTTCACATGGGCCTCTTCAGAGAGGGGGTGAACTCCCACAACTCCAGATTTGCACTTACAGCTCGAGTTCTCAGAGCCCAAATTGAATGGATTTAGCACTGAAACTGATCTTTTAACTTGCAGTTCTGGCCGTGATAAAGTCTGCATGGTGTGGGACCTGAAAACTAGAGAAAGCAAACGAACTGTCCCTGTCTATGAGGtaaaattgcatttcatttattcCTTTGAGATCCTTTGTAGTTTCTAGGTCATGGTCCTACGATACCTCTGCCTCTTTAGGTTCCTGTGTACTGTGAAATCAGGTTTCTCTCCCTTGTACTTTCCAGAGGCCTTAAAACTCTGTGCCtaaagttgtttattttcttttcctccttgctggTGTGGTTCTGCCTGGGAAGTTTGAGGAAATAGTGCCACCACTGCTGTCTCCACTGTCTCCCCagtgctggaggaggaaggaaggatggtCATGTAAAAACATTGTATCTGCCCGCCTGTCTTCAGCAGCCACGTGGTCCGGGGCAGTGGAGTGTGGTGTGCCCACGCCTGTTGGCACTAGCGGGCTGTTGCACAGCTCTGGTTGCTGAAATGGGATGCTGGTCCCATGCGCTCAGCTGGTGTTTGGCCAACTCTCTTGCAGAGCGTGGAAGCTGCCGTCTTGTTACCTGAAAAGGGAGATTTCTCTCAACTGGGTGTGAAGAAACAAGGGTTGCATTTTGTCACAGCTGGCAGCAAAGGTGAGTGTCCTGGCATGTCACTGCCAGATCTGGAGGCTGAGGAAGGACAGTATTTAAGGCACTGCACTGCCATTATTCCCGGGATGTGCATTCTGTGTGTGGTGGAAGCCTTGGGATGAACGAagggctggagagcagagcCTTCTGAGTTCCTCTAACAGTAGTGGATGAGCAGGACTGATCAGGCATGCTGTGAACCTTTTAACTATATATGTTCTCAAACTGCAATAAAGTTTGATTTGGATTGAATAAGGAAAACTATATGGCCCTTCATGCCACTGTCACTGAATCTCTTTGAAGTCCTGCCTCAAAGCTGTGTAGCTTTTTCCAGTAGGCGAGGCCAGGGTTTGTTCTATATTTCTTGGACAATCGCTGTCTAAACCAGTGGCTTTGacagataatttatttcatcatttttgttAGGCATCCTGAAAGTCTGGGAAGTTGCCACAGCTGCATGCGTGTATACCCAGCCTGTGCCCTTTGAATTGAAGGAGGAGGCGAGCGAGCGCAGTGTCACCCAGTGCATGCTTGTGCCTGCGAGGAATGAGATTGTCACAGTGTCCATGGAACACAACATTGTTTTATATGATGCTCAAACTCTTCAGCTCAGGAAGCAGGTAACAACCCTcagcctccctctccctcttcctttaTCCATACTTTAGGATCACCTCTGCTTCTGGTGGAAGCTTTGTCCAGGGGTGCCCTTGTCTGCTGCCTGTTCTTGAGTTGTTGGGTACAAGCCAGAAAGCCAAGTTCACTGGTGGAGTTATTTGGAGGAATATTGCACAAATGTaggaaaaagcaagcagaacagGCCTAGCCAGAAATCCTTCCTGTGCTCCAGCTTGtgtgtaaaaaaatatatttgtacaCGCAGTATTAAATGAAAAGGCACAGTAATGCAGTCTCAGTGAGCATGGCGCCATTCAGTGCTTCTCTAACCAGCTGACTTTTCCCTGTTAAACTCTTTATGTCCTCAGCTTGCAGGTTACAACGATGAGGTTCTGGATGTGAAGTTCCTTGGGCCCACTGATTCTCACATTGTTGTGGCTACCAACAGCCCTCAGCTGAAAGTGTTTGAACTGGCAACATCGCACTGCCAGATCCTCTATGGCCACACAGGTGTGTGGTCAGCTTTGATTGGGTGTATGGGGGATGTGCAAGTGTTTCTTTATCCAGCTTCTCTCACAACTCTTATGTGGAGACTGGAGTCCTTAAGTTCTCTCTGGAACAGCATCACAACGGGTTTGGGAGTTGTTTGGAGAAAGGATTTACCGTGCGGTCCTGGTTTTGCAAACACTAGTTTTCTTTCTCCGGGCTTGTCAGTTCGGACCCTTTCACTAGCAGCAAGATCGATATTGGAGCTAGAGATGTAGATACGTGAGTGTGAGCGCTCTGAATGCAGTTTAGTGGCTGCAGGCGACAGGTTCGCATCGATGCCATAAGCAGCAGGTCACTCCGTAGTGAGTGTGGATGTGTTGTGTCCCGAGTGTCCCCAGTCTGTGAGCGGTGGACTCATTAATTCATGCATTTCTGCTGTCTGGTGTCAGTGTTACTCTGCatccagctgtattttcttcttctgtttagAAACAATTCTTGCTTTGGATGTCTTCAGAAAAGGCCTGATGTTCGTCAGCTGTGCTAAGGTGTGTTAGTTTTCCTCATTTAATGAAACTTTTCATTTCTAGTGAACTTTATGGGCAGAGTCGTATTCCTTTTTGGCAATCCAGAAAGGGCTTTTGTTTGGATGGAATTCCTGTCTGCTATAACCCCCAAATAAAAGGTTCTTCCACTATCCCTTTTTAATGTTGTCCCTGGGGAAATGCAGTTGATTGTATTTTATTAGCCTGAAGGGAGATGCCTTGTTCTGCAAGCATGTTGGTCTTGCATTAGAGTTCAGAGGTGTCATTAGTGTGAGACTAATGGGGAGCCATGCATAAGAACCATGATGGAAGAAAAGGTGCTAACTGCCCTGATACAGCCAGAAATAAACCTCCATGCTGGAATTCCAGACTGCAGCGCATCATGCTTGGTGGTGTCTGCCCTCACCCGCTCTGACGAGTGCAGGCAGAGGTTCAGGCTTGAACATAAGTGAATAGTCAGGCTCACAGGTGCGCTTAATGCGTGGGGAACTGATCACTTGTCAAAAAAGCACAGTGGTTTCTGTCCTCTCCCATTACAGGACAAAAGCCTTCGAGTCTGGCGGATGAACAAAGATGGAAAGGTGACCTGTATAGCCCAAGGATTGGGTCATGCACATGGGGTAGCTGCTGTCTCTTGCTCGAGGTAATAAAAATTGGACAAGGGTTTCCCTTTGCAAGCATGAGGCATGGCTGCTGTGCTGATCCTCGGGATGAATGTTTTGGTGGATGCCTGCctctgagctgtgctgtttCTCATTCCTGGTCCCAGCTTGTCATGGTGCTCTGAGTGTCAAGGAagggtaattaaaaaaattgtttttggATGCATCCGTCTGTGCATAAGTTGTgaagtttgcatttcttttttagtCTTAACTCCTGTTTGCCttaaagagcagcagctgggtaaGTTGCCAGATAAAGCTTGAGTGATTGGGAGAGGAGGGTTGGGAAGTGAAGGGAACGTATCTATGAAGGTGTTTCCTTGAATAGCCTGTCTGTTTGTcagctcttctccttcctttgtgCTGCCTAACAGTCTGTAAGCCCAGCTTCCCTGCTCAAGAGCTGCAGCATAGCTTGTCTGTAAATGAAGAGAGCTAACTGCTCTTGCCTAATGTCTGAATTGCTGGAGGCTATGCCAGGGACCTAAGTAAAAtgaaagacagtttaaaaaatgttaaagcgCTCTGTTTCACATCCCAGCAGAGTGACTGAATGTGTGTAAATCCCAGCAGGGGAGGAGAAGacc
This genomic window contains:
- the TBL3 gene encoding transducin beta-like protein 3 produces the protein MEAAASPVRFKSNYAVCRRIEPFYKGGRVQISRDGKFMFCPCGTKLNVIDVDTGALHSLQQDDEEDISSFVLSPDDESLVTGSRALLLKQWNWRENKCVRTWKAVHIAPVASMAFDSTSTLLATGGCDSTIKIWDMIKQYCTHNLKGSSGVVHLVEFHPDVSRLQLFSSSIDYKIRIWDLKSSKCVATLDGHFSAVTSLAFADGNTLVSSGRDKVCMVWDLKTRESKRTVPVYESVEAAVLLPEKGDFSQLGVKKQGLHFVTAGSKGILKVWEVATAACVYTQPVPFELKEEASERSVTQCMLVPARNEIVTVSMEHNIVLYDAQTLQLRKQLAGYNDEVLDVKFLGPTDSHIVVATNSPQLKVFELATSHCQILYGHTETILALDVFRKGLMFVSCAKDKSLRVWRMNKDGKVTCIAQGLGHAHGVAAVSCSRLKENFIVTSSQDCTIKIWNIPESLTSKAKAALISSPEILHAKVTERGHDKDINSVAVSPNDKLIATGSQDRLAKLWSCSDCSLLGVFTGHKRGIWCVQFSPMDQILATSSADGTLKLWGILDFSCLKTFEGHDASVLKIIFVSRGTQLLSSGSDGLLKLWTIKTNECVKTLDGHEDKIWGLHSNKQDDMVVTASSDSCITLWKDVTEIEEKEAQAKQEEQIMKEQELSNLLHEKRYLKALGLAISLDRPHTVLMVVKAILKETDGKKHLEENIIRLRKDQKEAVLMFLVTWNTNSRNCHEAQAVIETLLKHEAPDSLLQYSGIKSAVEALLPYTERHFQRLSRLLQASMFIDFMWQNMRLADAAQQEDRTL